The following are from one region of the Gryllotalpicola protaetiae genome:
- a CDS encoding alpha/beta fold hydrolase, translating to MSLPMTAEAAYGLDEVLPPIDWALAPEGTRAYRFAAPSGSLAAWDLGDPEGERVVMVPGITGSKEDFALLAPILAGQGYFVQSYDLPGQYESADAGPEGAEGWSYELFVDDMIAFLEAGSTPAHLLGFSFAGIVAQLVTVQRPELVRSLTLLATPPLTGQVFRGVRTLGWLARVPFLVRKHFVGGVMIWNVRTNFSKVTPERLAFANARLDHTRRESVDGIVGLMMTTPNLYQPLRDSAVPKLVVAGEHDLWRAKLYRRFAKRIGAAVAVYATGHSPCETTPHQLALDLVQLYRTSEKLSAR from the coding sequence ATGAGCCTGCCCATGACCGCGGAAGCCGCCTATGGGCTCGACGAGGTGCTTCCGCCGATCGACTGGGCGCTGGCGCCGGAGGGCACCAGGGCCTACCGCTTCGCGGCCCCGAGCGGGTCGCTCGCCGCGTGGGACCTCGGCGACCCTGAGGGCGAGCGCGTCGTTATGGTCCCCGGCATCACCGGCTCGAAGGAGGACTTCGCGCTGCTCGCGCCGATCCTCGCGGGGCAGGGCTATTTCGTGCAGAGCTACGACCTGCCCGGCCAGTACGAATCGGCCGACGCGGGCCCCGAGGGCGCCGAGGGCTGGAGCTACGAGCTCTTCGTCGACGACATGATCGCCTTCCTCGAGGCGGGCAGCACGCCTGCGCACCTGCTCGGCTTCTCGTTCGCGGGCATCGTCGCGCAGCTGGTCACCGTGCAGCGGCCGGAGCTCGTGCGCTCGCTGACGCTGCTCGCGACGCCCCCGTTGACCGGGCAGGTCTTCCGCGGGGTGCGCACGCTCGGGTGGCTCGCCCGCGTGCCGTTCCTCGTCCGCAAGCACTTCGTCGGGGGCGTGATGATCTGGAACGTCCGCACGAACTTCAGCAAGGTGACGCCCGAGCGGCTCGCCTTCGCGAACGCGCGGCTCGACCACACCCGGCGCGAGAGTGTGGACGGCATCGTCGGCCTCATGATGACGACCCCGAACCTGTACCAGCCGCTGCGCGACTCAGCCGTGCCGAAGCTCGTCGTGGCGGGCGAACACGACCTGTGGCGTGCGAAGCTCTATCGCCGCTTCGCGAAGCGCATCGGCGCGGCCGTCGCGGTCTACGCGACCGGTCACAGTCCGTGTGAGACCACGCCGCACCAGCTCGCGCTCGACCTTGTGCAGCTGTACCGCACGAGCGAGAAGCTCAGCGCGCGCTGA
- a CDS encoding glycosyltransferase family 2 protein, protein MTTLSVVIPALDDADMLRQSLAALAAQTRPVDEIIVVDNGSTDATADVARAGGARVLFQPQRGIMSASATGYDAAHTDLIARIDADSRPPADWAERVVAEFDASPAIGVLTGPGSFYGPHAWANWIGEHLYIPAYFHIVGPWLGGPPIFGSNFIMRASVWNEVRQLVHRDDPRIHDDLDITLHLPLDVVVRYDEALRVGVSARPLESWHGIGRRLAWAYHTFAEHWPEASPWGRRALRRDFVRPVGAERADVSAR, encoded by the coding sequence ATGACCACCCTCTCCGTCGTGATACCCGCGCTCGACGACGCCGACATGCTGCGGCAGTCGCTCGCCGCCCTGGCGGCGCAGACACGGCCGGTCGACGAGATCATCGTGGTCGACAACGGCAGCACGGATGCCACGGCCGATGTCGCCCGTGCGGGCGGCGCGCGGGTGCTGTTCCAGCCGCAGCGCGGCATCATGTCGGCCTCGGCAACCGGCTACGACGCCGCGCACACCGACCTCATCGCACGCATCGACGCCGACTCGAGGCCGCCGGCCGACTGGGCGGAGCGCGTGGTCGCCGAGTTCGACGCGTCGCCGGCCATCGGCGTGCTGACCGGGCCCGGATCGTTCTACGGCCCGCACGCGTGGGCGAACTGGATCGGCGAGCACCTCTATATCCCCGCGTACTTCCACATCGTCGGCCCGTGGCTCGGCGGGCCGCCGATCTTCGGCTCGAACTTCATCATGCGGGCATCCGTGTGGAACGAGGTGCGCCAGCTGGTGCACCGAGACGACCCCCGCATCCACGACGACCTCGACATCACGCTCCACCTGCCGCTGGATGTCGTGGTGCGCTATGACGAGGCCCTGCGGGTCGGGGTCTCGGCCAGGCCGCTCGAGAGCTGGCACGGCATCGGACGCCGGCTCGCCTGGGCGTACCACACCTTCGCGGAGCACTGGCCCGAAGCATCCCCATGGGGTCGCCGCGCCCTGCGGCGCGATTTCGTGCGGCCCGTCGGCGCCGAACGCGCCGATGTCAGCGCGCGCTGA
- a CDS encoding FAD-binding oxidoreductase: MDLVARLTAELGDVVTIDPVRLEAVRTDKSGFLSASAPLALVEASSVDHVQTTLRLANEAGVGVVPRGTGTGLAAGAVGDAGVIVLSVAKMNQIIEIDPANELAVVEPGVINADLDAALEPYGLWYAPDPASKAISSIGGNIATNAGGLLCAKYGVTREAVLGLKVVLADGRLLTTGHRTVKGVTGYDLTALFVGSEGTLGVVVEATVRVLPRPAGDVVTVGAFFPQIRQAAAASSAVVAARLRPAVMELLDGQALEAIRAYLGDEVIHSAMGHASGDGFLLVQFDESPAPETVLHAVELIEQAGGQTRVSTDAATGEQLLSIRRAFHPALAARGEVLIEDVSVPRSRLADAFDAIAEISARYGVRIPTVAHAGDGNLHPNFVVDGGAVTPVVQQAADALFRVALALGGTLTGEHGVGILKRHHLIDELGPDSYALQRQVKTVFDPRGILNPGKVFEIIE, from the coding sequence ATGGATCTCGTCGCCCGTCTCACCGCCGAGCTGGGTGACGTGGTCACCATCGACCCCGTCCGCCTCGAGGCGGTGCGCACCGACAAATCCGGATTCCTGTCGGCGTCCGCCCCGCTCGCGCTGGTCGAGGCGAGCAGTGTCGACCACGTGCAGACGACGCTGCGGCTCGCGAACGAGGCCGGCGTCGGCGTCGTGCCGCGCGGCACCGGCACGGGGCTCGCGGCCGGTGCCGTCGGGGACGCGGGCGTGATCGTGCTCTCGGTCGCCAAGATGAACCAGATCATCGAGATCGATCCGGCGAACGAGCTCGCCGTCGTCGAGCCGGGCGTCATCAACGCCGACCTCGACGCGGCCCTCGAGCCGTACGGGCTCTGGTATGCCCCCGACCCGGCCAGCAAGGCGATCTCGTCGATCGGCGGCAACATCGCGACGAACGCCGGCGGCCTGCTGTGCGCGAAATACGGCGTCACGCGCGAGGCGGTGCTCGGCCTCAAGGTGGTGCTCGCCGACGGGCGGCTGCTCACGACGGGCCACCGCACCGTCAAGGGCGTCACGGGCTATGACCTGACGGCGCTCTTCGTCGGATCCGAGGGCACGCTCGGGGTCGTCGTCGAGGCGACCGTGCGCGTGCTGCCGCGGCCGGCCGGCGACGTCGTGACGGTCGGCGCGTTCTTCCCGCAGATCCGCCAGGCGGCCGCCGCGTCGAGTGCGGTGGTCGCCGCGCGGTTGCGCCCGGCCGTGATGGAGCTGCTCGACGGGCAGGCGCTCGAGGCGATCCGCGCCTACCTCGGCGACGAGGTGATCCACAGCGCCATGGGGCACGCGAGCGGCGACGGATTCCTGCTCGTTCAGTTCGATGAGTCGCCTGCGCCTGAGACGGTGCTGCACGCCGTCGAACTCATCGAGCAGGCGGGCGGGCAGACCAGGGTGTCGACGGATGCCGCGACGGGGGAACAGCTGCTCAGCATCCGCCGCGCGTTCCACCCCGCCCTCGCAGCCCGCGGCGAGGTGCTCATCGAAGACGTCTCGGTGCCGCGCTCGCGCCTCGCCGACGCGTTCGACGCGATCGCCGAGATCTCGGCGCGGTACGGCGTGCGCATTCCGACGGTGGCGCACGCCGGCGACGGCAATCTGCACCCGAACTTCGTGGTCGACGGCGGGGCGGTGACACCGGTCGTGCAGCAGGCGGCCGATGCGCTGTTCCGGGTCGCGCTCGCGCTGGGCGGCACCCTCACGGGCGAGCACGGCGTCGGCATCCTGAAGCGCCACCATCTCATCGACGAGCTGGGCCCCGACTCGTATGCTCTTCAACGCCAGGTGAAGACTGTGTTCGACCCGCGGGGCATCCTCAACCCCGGCAAGGTGTTCGAGATCATCGAGTGA
- a CDS encoding PrsW family intramembrane metalloprotease, which yields MSATDPYAPPTSAAGPIASLLPTVSGRPRNVRMAALIVVGIAICAIAVLWVVAYLVSVLGVDGVVLNGLIALVPLVAVLAVVRWVDRWEPEPFVARAFAFLWGAGVSILTALVVDETLNVYSHHLGVSRSQFFMITVQSPIVEEVAKGVGVLIIFLIAQRTFDGPVDGVVYAATIAAGFAFVENIQYFGLALRDGGDTDLAYTFYVRGILSPFAHLTFTSCTGIALGYAARGQRSVGRTVGLFLGGLALAIVLHAGFNLGSAFNENGAFFFYLIVELPIFALVAVFVLLARRRDAQLTYQALTMYARAGWFTPAEVDLLGTSSGRRQARLWARGRGPRARRAMRRFIRDATALAYTRQRIQSNHGRVRAQRDELRLLRVVTDDRRHVLAG from the coding sequence ATGAGCGCCACCGATCCGTACGCGCCGCCGACGTCGGCGGCGGGGCCGATCGCATCCCTGCTGCCCACGGTCTCGGGCCGCCCGCGCAACGTGCGGATGGCGGCCCTGATCGTGGTCGGCATCGCGATCTGCGCGATCGCGGTGCTCTGGGTCGTCGCCTATCTCGTGAGTGTGCTCGGCGTCGACGGCGTCGTGCTGAACGGCCTAATCGCCCTCGTGCCGCTCGTGGCGGTGCTCGCGGTGGTGCGCTGGGTCGACCGCTGGGAACCGGAGCCGTTCGTCGCGCGCGCCTTCGCCTTCCTCTGGGGTGCGGGCGTGTCGATCCTCACGGCGCTCGTCGTCGACGAGACGCTCAACGTCTACAGCCATCACCTCGGCGTGAGCCGCAGCCAGTTCTTCATGATCACGGTGCAGTCGCCGATCGTCGAGGAGGTCGCCAAGGGCGTCGGCGTGCTGATCATCTTCCTGATCGCCCAGCGCACCTTCGACGGGCCGGTCGACGGGGTCGTCTACGCGGCGACGATCGCCGCGGGCTTCGCCTTCGTCGAGAACATCCAGTACTTCGGGCTCGCCCTGCGCGACGGCGGCGACACCGATCTCGCGTACACCTTCTATGTGCGCGGCATCCTCTCGCCGTTCGCGCACCTGACCTTCACCTCGTGCACGGGCATCGCGCTCGGCTACGCGGCGCGCGGTCAGCGCAGCGTCGGCCGCACGGTCGGTCTGTTCCTCGGCGGCCTCGCGCTCGCGATCGTGCTGCACGCCGGCTTCAACCTGGGCTCGGCCTTCAACGAGAACGGCGCGTTCTTCTTCTACCTGATCGTCGAGCTGCCGATCTTCGCCCTCGTCGCCGTCTTCGTTCTGCTCGCCCGCCGCCGCGACGCCCAGCTCACCTATCAGGCGCTCACGATGTATGCGCGCGCAGGCTGGTTCACGCCGGCGGAGGTCGACCTGCTCGGCACGAGCAGCGGGCGCAGACAGGCCCGGCTGTGGGCGCGCGGCCGTGGGCCGCGCGCGAGACGCGCCATGCGTCGCTTCATCCGGGATGCGACGGCGCTCGCGTACACGCGGCAGCGCATCCAGAGCAACCACGGGCGGGTGCGGGCGCAGCGTGACGAGCTGCGCCTGCTGCGCGTCGTGACAGACGACCGGCGGCACGTGCTGGCGGGCTGA
- a CDS encoding FKBP-type peptidyl-prolyl cis-trans isomerase: MADTEKTKPEIEAPEGAAPTELEIVDLEVGSGAEAVPGATVDVHYVGVGFDSGEEFDSSWGRGQSIQFPLRGLIAGWQEGIPGMKVGGRRKLTIPPHLAYGPAGSGHPLGGQTLIFVIDLLGVK; encoded by the coding sequence ATGGCAGATACCGAAAAGACCAAGCCCGAGATCGAGGCGCCCGAGGGCGCCGCTCCCACCGAGCTCGAGATCGTCGACCTCGAGGTCGGCAGCGGCGCGGAGGCCGTCCCCGGTGCCACCGTCGACGTGCATTACGTCGGCGTGGGCTTCGACAGCGGCGAGGAGTTCGACTCGTCGTGGGGCCGCGGCCAGTCGATCCAATTCCCGCTGCGCGGGCTGATCGCCGGCTGGCAGGAAGGCATCCCCGGCATGAAGGTCGGCGGCCGCCGCAAGCTGACCATCCCGCCGCACCTCGCCTACGGCCCGGCCGGCAGCGGCCACCCGCTCGGCGGTCAGACGCTGATCTTCGTCATCGACCTTCTGGGCGTGAAGTAA
- a CDS encoding MFS transporter gives MSDPDHPASAAPARRSLFVDTTPLRESPPFARLWGGNAIAGIGSQITVVAVGLQIYDITHSTLAVSFVALFALGPMVVFGIYGGMLADVFDRRKVALISALVAWAATAGICALAWLHNETVWPLYVLTMLNTVGATVFASADTAITPRLLRKELLPAAAALNGISAAISITVGPAVAGVLVAAVGFAPTFSIDVVTFTCAFLAVLLLPPVVPEPGAERPGLRSLIEGARFLRRAANIRTSFIADIIAMTFGQPRVLLPAVGALLIGGGAVTVGVLTAGYAIGGLISSVFSGPLGHVRAQGRAVGRAITVYGAAILAFGVVLLVQSLDGHGRVSQHWGDVHWPSLIAAAAALLVAGGADNVSAIFRGTILQASAPDAMRGRIQSVFIVVVTAGPRVGDLYIGAVSAIWVALWPGPVAGGVLIVVLIFVLMRTQRSFREYDALHPVA, from the coding sequence GTGAGCGACCCGGACCATCCCGCCTCCGCCGCGCCCGCACGTCGCTCGCTGTTCGTCGACACGACTCCCCTTCGGGAGAGCCCGCCGTTCGCGCGCCTCTGGGGCGGCAACGCGATCGCCGGCATCGGCAGTCAGATCACGGTCGTCGCCGTCGGGCTGCAGATCTACGACATCACCCACTCGACGCTCGCGGTGTCGTTCGTGGCGCTGTTCGCACTCGGGCCGATGGTCGTCTTCGGCATCTACGGCGGGATGCTCGCCGATGTCTTCGATCGGCGGAAGGTGGCGCTCATCTCGGCGCTCGTCGCGTGGGCGGCGACCGCGGGGATCTGCGCGCTCGCGTGGCTGCACAACGAGACCGTGTGGCCGCTCTACGTGCTGACCATGCTGAACACGGTCGGGGCGACCGTGTTCGCCTCAGCCGACACCGCCATCACCCCGCGGCTGCTGCGCAAGGAGCTGCTGCCCGCGGCGGCCGCGCTGAACGGCATCTCGGCCGCGATCTCGATCACCGTCGGCCCCGCGGTCGCCGGGGTGCTCGTCGCCGCCGTCGGCTTCGCCCCGACCTTCTCCATCGACGTGGTGACCTTCACCTGCGCCTTCCTCGCCGTGCTGCTGCTGCCGCCCGTCGTGCCGGAGCCCGGCGCCGAACGGCCGGGGCTGCGCTCGCTCATCGAAGGCGCGCGCTTCCTGCGGCGCGCTGCCAATATCCGCACCTCGTTCATCGCCGACATCATCGCGATGACCTTCGGGCAGCCGCGCGTGCTGCTGCCCGCGGTCGGCGCCCTGCTGATCGGCGGCGGGGCCGTCACCGTCGGCGTGCTGACCGCCGGCTACGCGATCGGCGGCCTGATCTCCAGCGTGTTCTCCGGCCCGCTCGGGCACGTGCGGGCGCAGGGCCGCGCCGTCGGGAGGGCGATCACCGTGTACGGCGCCGCGATCCTCGCCTTCGGCGTGGTGCTGCTCGTCCAGAGCCTCGACGGGCACGGGCGCGTCTCGCAGCACTGGGGCGATGTGCACTGGCCATCGCTCATCGCCGCAGCCGCGGCGCTGCTCGTCGCCGGTGGCGCCGACAACGTGAGCGCCATCTTCCGCGGGACGATCCTGCAGGCATCCGCCCCTGATGCCATGCGCGGGCGCATTCAGAGCGTCTTCATCGTCGTCGTGACCGCCGGGCCGCGCGTCGGCGACCTCTACATCGGCGCCGTGAGTGCGATCTGGGTCGCACTGTGGCCTGGGCCGGTCGCCGGCGGCGTCCTGATCGTCGTGCTGATCTTCGTGCTGATGCGCACACAGCGCTCGTTCCGCGAGTACGACGCCCTACATCCGGTCGCGTGA
- a CDS encoding acyltransferase family protein — protein MRGTRSDIQGLRALAVAAVVLDHAGLPGVGGGYVGVDVFFVVSGFLITGQLARRLGATGRIGFADFYARRARRILPASLTVLALTAGGVLLFVPPTLRSQAMADAAAVALYAPNYVFAARGTDYLANPTPSVFQHYWSLGVEEQFYLLWPALIGLAWLLLRRRRAAIGGVLGLLAAASFIAGLVLTQTNQPWAFFALWPRAWELAAGGLLALAAPRVARLLPSWAARFLGWAGLAGIVAACTLFTADTVFPGTAALLPVLATVAVIAAGEVPARGSVGGLLGLRPFQFLGAISYSLYLMHWPIEQLPQAAVGYENPLPLALKLALAGVAVPIAWAMYRFLENPVRHASALAAAGPRRSLLAALGGSGVLAAASAVAIVLTANPTLHAGRDVADQAPTAPVKSTAFVPGNLKPPLSKASSDNPSLYSDGCELDFSASEPKPCGFGPDGAPTVVLWGDSAAAQWAPGLQQAIESSGSRLVTQTKSGCASTLVTHVKDGEAYPSCDAWRKNVLAQLAADPPAVIVLADYANEELPKGADPEKTWADGIADTISRLPAQSKVLLLADSPDFGTSPIECLSRHVEDADACARPAAVALRSPGRVATFRAAGDTRADLIDLTPYFCADTCPAIVGDTLVYRDSHHLTASYSSELAAPLATKLAPYLP, from the coding sequence ATGCGGGGCACACGATCGGACATCCAGGGCCTGCGCGCCCTGGCGGTCGCAGCAGTCGTACTCGACCACGCTGGCCTGCCGGGGGTCGGCGGCGGCTACGTCGGCGTCGACGTCTTCTTCGTCGTCTCCGGCTTCCTCATCACCGGCCAGCTGGCCCGGCGGCTCGGGGCGACCGGGCGCATCGGCTTCGCCGACTTCTACGCGCGCCGCGCCCGCCGCATCCTGCCCGCATCGCTCACGGTGCTCGCGCTCACAGCCGGCGGGGTGCTGCTGTTCGTGCCGCCAACGCTCAGATCACAGGCGATGGCGGATGCCGCGGCGGTCGCGCTCTACGCACCGAACTACGTCTTCGCGGCACGCGGCACCGACTACCTCGCCAACCCGACGCCGTCGGTGTTCCAGCACTACTGGTCGCTCGGCGTCGAGGAGCAGTTCTATCTGCTGTGGCCCGCCCTGATCGGCCTCGCGTGGCTGCTGCTGCGCCGCCGCCGCGCGGCGATCGGCGGGGTGCTGGGGCTTCTGGCCGCCGCGTCCTTCATCGCGGGACTGGTGCTGACCCAGACGAACCAGCCGTGGGCGTTCTTCGCGCTGTGGCCGCGCGCGTGGGAGCTCGCTGCGGGCGGTCTGCTCGCCCTCGCCGCGCCGCGGGTGGCACGGCTGCTGCCGTCGTGGGCCGCCCGCTTCCTCGGCTGGGCAGGGCTCGCCGGAATCGTCGCAGCATGCACGCTGTTCACCGCCGACACCGTGTTCCCCGGCACGGCGGCACTGCTGCCCGTTCTCGCGACCGTCGCGGTGATCGCCGCCGGCGAAGTGCCCGCGCGCGGCTCGGTCGGCGGCCTGCTCGGGCTGCGCCCCTTCCAGTTCCTCGGTGCGATCTCGTATTCGCTCTACCTCATGCACTGGCCGATCGAGCAGCTGCCGCAGGCGGCGGTCGGGTACGAGAATCCGTTGCCGCTCGCTCTCAAGCTGGCCCTCGCCGGCGTCGCCGTGCCGATCGCGTGGGCCATGTACCGGTTCCTCGAGAACCCGGTGCGGCACGCCTCGGCGCTCGCCGCCGCGGGCCCTCGGCGCAGCCTGCTGGCGGCGCTCGGCGGCAGCGGGGTGCTGGCCGCGGCATCCGCCGTCGCCATCGTGCTGACCGCCAACCCGACCCTGCATGCCGGGCGCGACGTCGCCGACCAGGCGCCGACCGCGCCGGTGAAGTCGACCGCCTTCGTGCCGGGGAACCTGAAGCCGCCGCTCTCCAAGGCGTCGAGCGACAACCCGTCGCTGTACAGCGACGGCTGCGAGCTCGACTTCTCGGCGTCCGAGCCGAAGCCGTGCGGCTTCGGCCCGGACGGCGCGCCGACCGTCGTGCTCTGGGGCGACTCGGCGGCCGCCCAGTGGGCGCCCGGGCTGCAGCAGGCGATCGAGTCCTCGGGCAGCCGGCTCGTCACCCAGACGAAGAGCGGCTGCGCATCGACGCTCGTGACCCACGTGAAGGACGGCGAGGCGTACCCGTCGTGCGACGCGTGGCGGAAGAACGTGCTCGCGCAGCTGGCGGCCGACCCGCCCGCCGTGATCGTGCTCGCCGACTACGCCAATGAGGAGTTGCCGAAGGGGGCAGACCCGGAGAAGACCTGGGCCGACGGAATCGCCGACACGATCTCTCGGCTGCCCGCGCAGTCGAAGGTGCTGCTGCTCGCGGACAGTCCCGACTTCGGGACGAGCCCGATCGAGTGCCTGTCGCGGCATGTCGAAGACGCGGACGCGTGCGCCCGGCCTGCGGCCGTCGCGCTGCGCTCCCCCGGCCGCGTCGCGACCTTCCGCGCCGCGGGTGACACCCGTGCGGACCTCATCGACCTGACGCCGTACTTCTGCGCGGACACCTGCCCCGCGATCGTCGGCGACACGCTCGTGTACCGCGACTCGCACCATCTGACCGCGAGCTATTCGAGCGAGCTGGCCGCGCCGCTCGCGACGAAGCTGGCGCCCTACCTGCCGTAG
- the rpsO gene encoding 30S ribosomal protein S15, with protein MALDSEAKKAIIDEYATHPGDTGSPEVQVAILTKRIKDLTEHLKEHKHDHHSRRGLLILVGHRRRLLGYLQEIDIERYRALIERLGLRR; from the coding sequence ATGGCACTTGATTCAGAGGCCAAGAAGGCGATCATCGACGAGTACGCTACCCACCCCGGTGACACCGGATCCCCTGAGGTCCAGGTCGCGATCCTCACCAAGCGGATCAAAGACCTGACCGAGCACCTCAAGGAGCACAAGCACGACCACCACTCGCGTCGTGGTCTGCTGATCCTGGTCGGTCACCGTCGCCGCCTGCTGGGCTACCTGCAGGAGATCGACATCGAGCGCTACCGCGCTCTGATCGAGCGTCTGGGTTTGCGTCGATAG
- a CDS encoding lysoplasmalogenase, with the protein MRTKTFLPYLPYAAAAVVNLIADLAHLDALARYSQWALMPLLILAVLLTITPLRSPVTAWLVLALLFSWGGDVLLGVSFVFGLGSFLLAHVSFIVAFTRRAIRHRNPSWTWRHAMPFVALYLALLSLLVTHVGAMLPAVMLYGLALCTMAAVAAYTSRLLGVGGLVFIVSDGLLAIHLFRPDLALPQSGFWVMLTYTAAEALIAIGLTRTVRRTPSAVPVALQDAQATS; encoded by the coding sequence ATGCGAACAAAGACGTTCCTGCCCTACCTCCCCTACGCCGCAGCGGCCGTCGTCAACCTGATTGCCGACCTCGCCCACCTCGATGCCCTCGCGCGGTACTCGCAGTGGGCGCTGATGCCTCTGCTGATCCTCGCGGTGCTGCTCACGATCACGCCGCTGCGCAGCCCCGTGACCGCGTGGCTCGTGCTCGCGCTGCTGTTCTCGTGGGGCGGCGACGTGCTGCTCGGCGTCTCGTTCGTCTTCGGGCTCGGCTCGTTCCTGCTCGCGCACGTCAGCTTCATCGTCGCGTTCACGCGGCGGGCGATCCGCCACCGGAATCCGAGCTGGACCTGGCGGCACGCGATGCCGTTCGTCGCTCTGTACCTCGCGCTGCTCAGCCTGCTGGTCACACACGTCGGGGCGATGCTGCCCGCCGTCATGCTCTATGGGCTCGCCCTGTGCACGATGGCTGCGGTGGCCGCCTACACCTCGCGTCTGCTCGGCGTTGGCGGGCTCGTCTTCATCGTCTCCGACGGGCTGCTCGCGATCCACCTCTTCCGGCCCGATCTCGCGCTGCCGCAGTCCGGCTTCTGGGTGATGCTCACTTACACGGCGGCCGAGGCGCTGATTGCCATCGGGCTCACACGTACCGTGCGGCGCACGCCCAGCGCTGTACCAGTAGCGTTGCAGGATGCCCAGGCCACGTCGTAA
- a CDS encoding VanZ family protein, with translation MFRRHPVLAPLTLAYLALVAWVTLGPQPLDHQRQDWLVEALREGRELAASRWPGLAAQLTYDHVEFAANIAMFAPIGLFLVLLLGRRFWWAAVLLCVAMTGFIETAQRFIPGRVSDVRDIVSNSVGGAIGVIVALIVTIPAYRRERDRHRIRELEAELTRYRNVA, from the coding sequence ATGTTCCGCCGCCACCCGGTCCTCGCGCCGCTGACGCTCGCCTACCTGGCGCTCGTCGCGTGGGTCACGCTCGGGCCGCAGCCGCTCGACCATCAGCGCCAGGACTGGCTCGTCGAGGCGCTGCGCGAAGGCCGTGAGCTCGCGGCGTCACGGTGGCCGGGTCTCGCCGCCCAGCTGACGTACGACCACGTCGAGTTCGCTGCCAACATCGCGATGTTCGCGCCGATCGGCCTGTTCCTCGTCCTGCTGCTCGGCCGCCGGTTCTGGTGGGCGGCGGTGCTGCTGTGCGTGGCGATGACGGGCTTCATCGAGACGGCGCAACGGTTCATCCCCGGGCGCGTCTCCGATGTGCGCGACATCGTCTCCAACAGCGTGGGCGGCGCGATCGGCGTGATCGTGGCGCTCATCGTCACGATCCCCGCCTACCGGCGCGAGCGCGACCGGCACCGCATCCGCGAGCTCGAGGCCGAGCTGACGCGCTACCGCAACGTGGCCTGA
- a CDS encoding LysR family transcriptional regulator, whose product MDGRQLEIFAAVAEESSFSRAARRLFAAQSTVSAAVRSLEQELGAKLFERSTRSVELTAFGETALSDARVALEAMERIRTLASPETAGLRGRVRLGIFSNLEFLDLPELLGRFHREHPLVNLRLVVSSAGSSGLLDDIRHGRLDVALVGLPAQDLAGLDATPLGEAEFTAVLPAGHPLASRRSLTLADLASEPFVDSPPGFGNRLAVDRAFEALGSPRTVVAEVPELPSVPRFVAQGLGVAVVPMITSMSGVDVVAVPLRDGPLWTLSAIAPLRHSAAADAMLELLQARRGGTPQATLR is encoded by the coding sequence GTGGACGGACGCCAGCTCGAGATCTTCGCCGCCGTCGCCGAGGAGAGCAGCTTCAGCCGCGCCGCCCGGCGGCTCTTCGCGGCGCAGTCGACCGTCTCGGCGGCCGTGCGCTCCCTTGAGCAGGAGCTCGGCGCGAAGCTGTTCGAGCGCTCGACACGCTCGGTCGAGTTGACCGCGTTCGGCGAGACCGCGCTCAGCGACGCCCGCGTCGCGCTCGAGGCGATGGAGCGCATCCGCACCCTCGCCTCGCCGGAGACTGCCGGTCTGCGCGGGCGGGTGCGTCTCGGGATCTTCTCGAATCTCGAGTTCCTCGACCTTCCCGAGCTGCTCGGGCGCTTCCATCGGGAGCATCCGCTCGTGAACCTGCGCCTCGTCGTCTCGAGCGCGGGGTCGAGCGGGCTGCTCGACGACATCAGGCACGGGCGCCTCGACGTCGCACTGGTCGGGCTGCCCGCGCAGGATCTCGCCGGCCTCGACGCGACTCCGCTCGGCGAGGCCGAGTTCACGGCGGTGCTTCCGGCCGGGCATCCGCTCGCCTCTCGCCGGTCGCTGACGCTCGCCGATCTCGCCAGCGAGCCGTTCGTGGACTCGCCGCCCGGCTTCGGAAACCGGCTGGCGGTCGATCGCGCGTTCGAGGCGCTCGGGAGCCCGCGAACGGTGGTCGCGGAAGTGCCTGAGCTCCCGAGTGTTCCCCGGTTCGTCGCTCAGGGTCTCGGCGTGGCGGTCGTGCCGATGATCACCTCCATGAGCGGCGTCGACGTGGTCGCCGTGCCGCTGCGGGACGGTCCGCTATGGACCCTGTCGGCCATCGCGCCGCTGCGGCACAGTGCGGCCGCCGACGCCATGCTCGAGCTGCTGCAGGCCCGGCGGGGCGGCACCCCTCAGGCCACGTTGCGGTAG